The Vitis vinifera cultivar Pinot Noir 40024 chromosome 18, ASM3070453v1 region GGGCTGGCAGCATATCAACGGCGGGCCGGCAGCATTTCAAAGGCTGGGCGGCAGCATATCAACGGCGGGGTGCATAGGAGTGTGAGGAGGGGATACCATCTTTGGGGCTGGTTCAGCCATGGGATGGATGGGGGTGTGCGGAGGGGATACCTTCTTTGGGGCTGGTTCAGCCATGGGGTGGATCGGGGTGTACGGAGGTACGATCTTTGGGGCAGGTTCAGCCATAGGGTGGATCGGGGTGTGCGGAGGGGATACGATATTTGGGTCAAGTTCAGCCATGGGGTGGATGGGGGTGTAGGATTCAATGGTGGGAAGTGCAAAGAGTGGGGTGACGATGAGGAAGAGGATAAACAGGCTTAGAGTCATCGTGTAAGAGAGGCAGGAGATGGAGGGTGAGAAAGAAGACTCCTCTTCATGTCTTTATATCTGGTGAGGTGATCCCGAATATCTCTCAAGTGCGcatcaacataaaaaataaagataagttAAAAAAGCATGTCACCATCAAAACTATGGGAGTAAGTTAAAAATGGTGGAAATTCTATGGGACCAAATCTTTACAAACTGCCGGCAAGGTGATTTCCCAAGTGGGTTTCGCAGAATCCGCCACCTCAGTTGCTTAGGAAGGGTTTGATATATACTTAGAAACAGGACGTGATAAGACTCTATGAGTGAACATCTTTACAGACCAACTTGCAAGAATACCTCATCTTATGTTGGTGTTTGCAAAGTACTTCATATATTCCTGATCTTCCTGAGTTCTTCAAAATGACAATCATGTGAGATGTCGCGTAATGATAAACTCATTTCTTGACTGTACTGATATTTGTAAAATGAGACGTTTTCTGTGGTGCACATGATAAATGATATTGCATAAGTTTGGCCTTGGAGTTACATGTGGTCTGTACTTCATTTTAGTAGCCCAGAGGGCAAGAACAAAATACTAGGTTATGGTAAAgcttgaaaataataataaagtattttaaaacCATGTCAAGATGAGGGTTCTGATGTTCCAAGGATAGCTTGATAGCTGGGACGTGTAACCGGTTCATAAAAGACTAGCATGTAAGGTcactttttcaatttcaaacgtatatttataaattcaacCATACCTTGCAACCCTTTGATTCTTTCCTTCATTGGTTTGGCTTTAATTTTCTGTCAATTCCATTCTATGGAGACCCGAACATATCCCATCATACAGGACTAACTTATAACTCGTTGACCTAATTGTAGGCATTACAGCTCACCCATATCTCATGcatattaaagaataaaaaatatggaaaagtAAGGTTGAGAATGGGACAAATTTCCAATATAGtaaagggtattttaggaagaataagtcaaattatttatttactaaattattgCTCTATTAAGtagtttcttatttatttggtcatttaaaataatggcttttttcttcttcttcttttttctaaaaaaccAAGTTAAAAAAACGAAAAAGTTGAAAACATCACTTGCTATGTTGTTGAGGAAGATGAAGATGGTTAGCAACTTCATTGTAAGTGTAAGAGATAAGAGATGAAGAGGTGATCAtagaggaagaggaagatgaGAGTCTGTTCCGAAGACGAATAGCATGATAATAACTTACACCCAACTTCACCTGGCCACCTTTCTACGGTTTCTCCACATTAGGAAAGGTATAGTGCTCTTCAAGCCTTTGAAGTAGACAGAGAACAGAAGTGGGGAGTGGTGACTGGTTATGCTccaataataacaaaaaagtcATTACTTGCAGTTTTTGGTAGTTTTttacaatgttttaaaaacggGACCGGACTGGCCGGTTCAATCGGTTCAACCGTTGACCGGTCACATGTTCGGTCCGATTCACTCTATTGAACCGTTTAACTATTGAATCGATCACAAACTGTCTGAACCAACTGTCGGACCGATGACCCGGTGGAATCGGACGGTTCTAAACGAACCCAACGATTCAAATTAACCTCCTCATTTTGGAAGAATGAAAGAGTTCACTGGATAAAATGCCTTCAGATGGTAGGCCCTATCTTATTATGACAAGGCCCACACCCATCCAACCATTTTGTGGGCTGAGTCTTGAGCCCACAGTGTAAGTGATTCCTTTGTCTTCATTGAGGAtagcttttaacttttttatttgttgttataGACAATGATAAACAATAAATGTTACCATAACCACATAGCACCTTTTATTAAAAccgaattaataataataataataattttattactaaccaaaatcataattttgacTTTAGAGGAAACAAGAAACTTTCCCAAATTAGATCAAAATATCCAACTTAGGCACCAAATACCACAAGCTTTCCCAAACGAGATTAGAACATCCCACTGAAGCAAACAATATCAAGTGAAAATACTATCATTTTCCTAGTATTGCAAATGCAAGACTATTCACCACAGTAATGGCTAAAAGCAAACTCAACATCCTTACATAATCATATGCCATTAACTTTAATCAAGGAAAAGTATTTCTATTATTAAGGGTTGACTGAGTTAATTGAAGCGCAAACaattaggctatgtttggttttgaaaaaatattaaggaaagaaaaaaaaatgttaaagctatgtttggttccctaaaaatataaaggaaaatgcgaggaaaagaaaattgaaaggaaaaatgaaaggaaaaaaaacgtggaaaaataataatggatttaaaataataaattatttttacatgctagttcaaactcattttacttattttcactttccaatataaagattaaattatttgaaaatatataaatttttaattaatcttagttatatattattttctttaagacaatcaaacatgagaaaattatttttcttaacattttttttctttccttaatactttttaggaactaaacataacttaaaagaaaaatgattttcatatgtttggttttaacatagaaaatagaaaagaaaatcaaatgcaattaaaattagatagaaatttatttaaaattatttaatctttacatagaagagaaaaaataagtgaaatgatttgaaatagcgtataaaataatttattgattttaaatctattttttttattttccttcatttttttctacttttcctctctattttttttttcttacattttctccCATATTTTCTagtaaccaaacatagccttaaaataataatatgtttgaTTAGAATGCAAAGAATAGAAACACTATATGAAACGAAACAttcagataaaaaaaaaaaatagtatttgtTAAATTAAATCAGCTATTTATCTATTGTATTCATATATTAGGACTTTTGTATTATGTACTTCtaataattaagaaattaatatagatatacctatatatttttttatatatattttcctattattatataatattctttgtaaatggtattttattattatgtatctctaataattaagtaattaatttttttatacgaAATTTATAATTACAATTTCCCCTTACTAGATATACACcaaatatagtttcattatattttcctattaagttatatattcaattaattttattatattttcctaTTAAGATATAATATTCTTGGtaggaaatgaattttttagGTAGAATTTAtacttataatttttcattattatacaTTTCAAATAATTGTCATATTTTCCTATTAGAACATAATATAATTTAGACTTTCTTATTACAAAGAATATATAGATGGcatattccatttttttaattattattttgatatttttttaatatttaatgataataactttaaaaaaaatttataatttatgcaacaaataatataaaaaaataaaaacatgaaatttaatattaaatttcacAAAGTGTAAATTCAATATGTACCTtctcaattaaaataatgagaATACTTTAAAGGCTTTTACTTCAATGTAATTTGGATGAAGCCTATTTATACTGATTTCATTCCCCATTTTTTAACTTTCTATATAATTGTTCTAAAGGGTATTTGATTTATTGActagaaaatatcaaaattacccttttgtctttttttttttttttaaaaaaaaagtctctattataattattatttatcaaCAACAAATGAGtttggattattattattatcttcacTGAGTTTGGGATAGGTCATGTCGGTTTGAGGATTTTGATGTCCATCCATGCCCCATCtagccttgttaatttttttttcctatttttcaaatttttaattgtagtattatattacaaaaaaggttatatttataaataaataattttttatatttttataatttatttttaagagaagtttttttaaaattttatgtgtgttaaataaataaatataaatttattcaaaaattgctaaaaatatatatataaaaaatgaagttgtaatattttataaatattgagataaatatataaaataaataagtgaaaagaTAAAATAGTGGTGAGTCTCATCAATCAAAGCACTCatcataaaggaaaaaagaaatcatacgaaactataaaaaaatttaaaaattagaaataagaaTGGTGGATGGATTAGGACTGCTTTGAATTTTCACAATAGATTCAATCTCCTATTTTCAATATCGATATGAAAAActttgaattttcaattttttttttttgtaaaaataaaaatttacaaccAAACAGGCTTTtcccattttcaatatttaaaaacaattttcatttttcttaatcaaacatttatattttcaaaaaaaaaaagaatatatatatataaactgcTTTTAGATGCCTCAAAcataaaattcaatcatattATTACTAATATTTCTTCTTGAACCAACATTTTCTTATAATGGAGGATTactcaaagaagaaaataagaaaaataaataaaaagacaaacaaCTAAACTTTGTATTCATACAGTGTGGATAATTTtgtctttagggactttcaGAATAATCTTAGAAATTACTAGCTATGTTGTTGGAAATGAGTATTTGTATaacttttcttcaaattttgaggaaaattctAACATCCTAGAAGGGTTCATAGTCGATCTTAAAAtttgtatattaatattaatgagAGCATAAAAAAATGGTGGTTGCCTAAAATATATAGGCATAAGGTAAGATTATAAATAAAGGGGCATAGGGAATTTGATTCTTTTGACGTTTTCCAATTTCCTATTGACAAATCATCAATGGCCCATGTGGAATCAAGTCCCCTAGTCAACCCTTTGTTGCAAGACTTCCAATTCCCTCCATATGATGCAATCAAGGCTCATCCCATCGTCCCTGGGGTTCGTGAGCTATTGAACCAACTCGTATGTTGCTTTTCAACTTGACATTATCTTGATTTTTGTACTTTCTTTAGTATTGTCTAGGAAAGAATCAAATAGTTGAAGattattcaaataataataaaaataacttctttttttcatattagttTTTTCTCTACTTTTCATAATCgactttaaaatttataattttttttaatagtttttggTTTGATGGAAAGTGCTACGATTTGTAATCTCTCTTCACTCATGGGTGTTAGAAATATGAAATCATATACAATTTTAAAAGGCTCTTTTAGGCCTAATGCTCAACTACTCTCTAGTTATAGCATTTGACTTATCAATATGCGCACTTTGAAGAGGTACATCTTGtcattttacttttcatttttaaacatttttattctTGAACTTTGTAATtctatattgaaatttatataattttttttttgtcaaatgtttcatttaaatgtttgaaatctgaaatttttttattgattggataagattttttcatattttataaaattaatatgcatCATAGGTCATGTTTTACTTTACTTAGTGCAGGCCTTTAGTTACACCTCGTGTCTTAAGTTGCACCTTGCGTCTAAGTTATAGGTGAGTTTTGCACTTTAAGTACATCTTGTGCCTTTTAGAACtatgaaattatataattaacttTAGTTAAGATAGCTATTTAGGTTAGAATTGTTGAATTTATTCTATTCATTTTTCAAAGAAGACAAAGAACTTTTTTGACTATTTGGTTACAAGAGGGTGATTTGGTATAATTGGAGAGAAAATTGGAACCATCATGGCCCAAGTTGGTACATCCTTCGAAGAAGATCATTGATCGATTGCATATGATTTGGGGAATTGTTTGTCATCTTAATTCTGTCAAGGATTCTCCAGAACTCCGTGTTGCCTTCAAAGAAgtcaagataaaattttatcatcaatatatatttttttaaatgtttctaGTACTATACTTGAAGtaccttttattatttttacttttttttttctagcaaTGGTACATGCCCATTTTGTAgcaaaaaccctagaaaaatgaaattaaatgcTAATAAAGTCTTTTGAGTTATAAAGTTGAACCAATTGGAAATAGGCATGATATGGGATCACATTACATGAAATTTCCATACTTCACATCCATACTTAATCTATGTCATTGATTGTATTAATGTGGTGATCGTTGATGGATTTAGTTACTAAACATGTAACGAAGATTGCTTTGATTCTATATTGGTATAATTAATGGGCCAAATTGTTTTGAGATACTTACAATTAAGATAGCAAATATTGAGCTCATTTTGTAATGTTTAATTGTTTAATGACATATGTGgcccaagtgggagattgttggatattttggtaattatgggCCTATATATTAACACATTGTACATTAAACTATCTTATAGTTGGGCCTAATTAAATGTGATCAATTAAGTAAATGATGGGCCTTTAAAGCATCTCTATATATATGGACTATATGGGCTTTGCAATGTGTAGAAAccaattctattttatttattaatgatgggccaataaataaaataaaaatgataagggGTATAAATAAGGTTATGGTCCCTGTCTAAATAAGAGGAGATAGAAAAATTGTTTATTATTCACATCTCATCAATGAGTGATTTTAAGGCTGCAATACTCGTTTCAAACGTGGAAGATAAGACCCAAATACATAATCTTAATGGATTCAGGTATGTCTTCCAATATTATTATCCTACAAATTTAACATGAGATTCTAACGTATTTATTGTCTAGATGATTAGTTGTTATAATCATTTTGTATGATTTGTGATTCCCCAATAATAACTTAGAGGGGCTTTGGTGATTTCTAGGCTTTTGATTAGGTTTATTCCTTTTCCCATTATTcaagatgttatttttaagggaattaAAGTCATTCATTAGCCTACTTATTTGAGATTCAAATCTCTCTAGGAACTTAGTGTAGCACTTATATTGAGTATGTCTTATTCTCTTGTAGTGTGTGCATAGCGATGGAGTGCTAGGAGAAGCTACTTTGTTAggagtttctttttttttccctttacaAAAGTTGTTTTTCCCACAAGAAGAAGTTTCATCTTTGTTGTACCCCAAACCTCTTTTGTCACCATGGGTTTTGCATTTATCAAGTATTTCATTAAGCACTTTTTCCAAGGTGAAAGATCTCATTCATGGATAAGGACTTATTACTTTTCATCTCTTAAGTGAAACCATTATATTTCTCAAGAAGAGAATAATTTTAGACTCaagaaatctaattttttttcaagaaaattagtCATCTCTTCTTTTAGCACATCAATCTTGGTTTTATGAACTTCAAGAATATCATGGTCtcttaaataattcttaattattttttcatgctCAACAACAAGACTAtttagaaaaacaattttttttttttaatcatcagTGATTTCATCATCAACATCACTATCATGCATAGATTTCATAGATGCAATAGAAGCTAAAAAGTCATCATGGTCATACCTTGCATCTTTGGAAGTTATGAAACCACTTTCTTCAAAATTAGTGTCACACCATGTAGCCTGCATAGACTTTTTGATATATTTGGGGTTAGGACAATCAGTAGCAAACTCTCCTTTACCACCATAGTTAAAGCATTTAATTTTCTTACCTTTGGAGGAacctttatcattttatttagaGGATTTATCTTtaggtctttttctttttctagattCTTGATTTTcgtaaaattttctattaaatttcatgacattttttattttttttagctatATGAGCCAATTCATCCCTAGTTATATCGTATCACATTTCAGTATCTTTTTCCTCTCTCAAAAGTTTAAAGTCAAAATCTTTAAGCTTTTGAGAATTAGGTAGGGTCATCTCATATGTTTGTATGGAGCTAACAAGTTCATCAAATTAATTCTCATTGAATCAATGTTCTTACTCTCCTCTATGGCAGTAACTTTAGGTTTAAATCTCTCTAAGAGAGATCTCAAAATTTTTCTTACTACCTTTGAATCTAGAATAGGTTCTCCAAGGTTAAAATATGAATCAACAATATCACTTTATTCAGAATAAAAGGAAGAAAGTTCTAATGAGAGTCCTCATCTATATTCCATTGAATTCCATACCTATTGACCTtgcattttaagaaaaaatttcatttgGTCTTTCCAATAAGGATAATTATTCCCATTGAAGTTAGGTGGACTATTTAGAGGAAccccaattttttattgttCCATACTAAACTTACAAgatcaataaaaattcaattttttttcttataagatcaataaaaaaaattgatttttatcctacaagagtaataaaaatttgtttttttatcatattttgacACCAATTGATCTAGTAAGGTAACACCTAAAGGGGAAGGAAGGAGGGTGAACTAgtgtaattaaaaattctaaataaatatttatatattatacctAATTTTTTCCTTACGAGTAGTTAGGGATAATCAATTCTTTCAACAATAGGCAATGTAAGTAAGATAATAAAGATATGCAATGAGGCAcgatttttacatggaaaactcTCACActaactatggagataaaaaaccacgagaTCTAAAACCATTAATATAAATCTACAATATGATATCAAGTTACACAGATTTATCTGATCGTTTTACCTTAAAGATTTATTCTCcaatacctacaacttgatccacgCTCACGATGTAGCAACCTCTGATTGATCTAGTGAATATGTTTCAACCTTACTAAAAGGATGAAAGTCTTCAACCCAAGATCCAATGTTTGAATCTTTGTGGCTCATTAGGCTTTTCCTCAATGAAGCCCTctctaaaaaattaagatatctTACCCTAGAAGAGTTATAATAAGGTATTTATAAGCAAACATATCAAAGAAGTTTAGTATCATAAGAtttttgttagcccaagggttctcctaatcaggttttgatgataacaaatcatgattaagttactaattggtttgaattataaagaattttacatgttaatttggaatttcatcaaagaaccaaatggatacaagatcaagacctttggaagacttttaatcataggaaacatatgtaagatgaatgcatggatgcacttaggttttacatatcatttcatgcatatttcaaaaactcggtttattctttaaagttataGTTTTATCAAAacctgagttttatcaaatgaaccttaggaaaattacttcaaaattggcatataactttacctaaagaccttgcctaagtgttagaagagaaaagaacaaaaaaaaaaaaaaggt contains the following coding sequences:
- the LOC104882629 gene encoding 36.4 kDa proline-rich protein, which gives rise to MTLSLFILFLIVTPLFALPTIESYTPIHPMAELDPNIVSPPHTPIHPMAEPAPKIVPPYTPIHPMAEPAPKKVSPPHTPIHPMAEPAPKMVSPPHTPMHPAVDMLPPSL